The Cydia strobilella chromosome 7, ilCydStro3.1, whole genome shotgun sequence DNA segment gtGAAATATTTCAGAAATTTCCGAGTACTTTTCCAAGTTTCTGGAGTGAAAGTTTCACTCTACTTTTAcgacgtctgcgaacgatgctattaagcttacgagtagaattaatttaaaattggaaaaaagtggaaaaattactctCCCAAGGCAgtcatttttccactttttattctaagcttaaaaaaatatttaatttgtccCCTAGTTGATAATTAATTGTTTTGCAGGGTAGCAAACAGAATACTGTGGTCAAAATTTCGTTTCTTCTCAATTGATCCTCTGAACCACTCACTTTTGTCATCTTTCCTACAACAAGACAACGTAGATTTGAAAGACATTATAGGAATGATGGTCGATATCCTAATGGCTTCTATTGATACggtaagttttaaataataagaGAACACTTTGTATTGTAAGAGTGAGCGACAAATCATGAACTTAAATGCCAAGTATTTGTATTAAAGTCGAAGCTTATAGGAAACCAAATAACTTTTACTTACTTTCATTGCGAAACATTCCATACTTATTTTGTATACAGACGGCGTATTCAACAAGCTTTGCCTTATATCATCTTGCTACGAACCCAGAATGTCAAGAGAAATTGTTCCAAGAGGCCCTTACAATCCTACCAATTAAAGACTCACCACTGACTCCAGAAGCGTTATCAAAGGCGCATTATCTACGGAGCTGTGTTAAGGAAAGTTTGAGGCTAAATCCGGTGTCCATAGGTGTGGGCAGATTGCTTCAAAAGGATATTGTTTTAAAAGGATATCATATACCTAAGGGCGTAAGTAACATTATAATTTCTAAAAAGTCCTAAGTGCTATGTCACGGTAGACTTATAGTTGTTCCCCACCAAAGTTTGGTGGGCAACAGTAAACCTGAATAAATTACGctggttgtttttggtatgttgtcggGAATGTTTGTTTATTAGTTTAATTTCGTCACATTGCCTAATGTTCTGTCCGTCACGGGCCCACCCATGTGGCAACTCTATAGCCTAGCATACTTGCTTAAAGCCAGCTTTAGTTCGTaaactgtacctatatatatatttgtatgatATTGTTGTGTGTTCCAGACAGTAATAGTAACCCAGAACATGGTAGCCAGCCGCTTGCCCCAATACGTGCAAGACCCTCTAAAGTTCCTTCCAGACCGTTGGTCTCGTAACTCGCCGAACTACGAAAACTTACACCCGTTCCTCAGCTTGCCGTTCGGCTTTGGGCCTCGGTCTTGCATCGCTAGGAGATTGGCTGAGCAGAATATGTGCATTACTTTAATTAGGGTAAGTATCATCGTTAATGTGACTAAATGACCCTAGTCCACCAGCAGACCAAAGGTTAGTTAAGAAATCTGTCATTTTAATATTTGGAAGGTACAGTACTTTTCAAAGTTATTCTGATGacgatttattaaaaaaaatgtaaagttcgatttaatataaaaatgtagcAGGTCTAATCAAATTAGACAAACAAATGAATCATGTCCAAGGTAATTAAAAAATCCTTAACATTCGCTTTGCACTTAATTTGTTATTTCTTATAAATTAATCAGGTATAGCTCGTTTTGTCGAATAAAACAATTACTACAAGTattaatcaataatttattaaattaattaccttTTCAAGAATCGCTGCTGGTAGGAACTATTTACAACGTTGGTcgctaatgtttttttttcttttacagaTGGTACGTGAATTCCAGCTTTATTGGGCAGGCAAAGAACTTGGAATCAAGACACTGCTTATCAACAAACCGGACCAACCGATAATGTTGGATTTCACAAATAGAACTACGTAACACATCTTTGAGAATAATAaggtttaaacaaaaaataataatttatttatttcctactAAGCTGATAATATCTATGAACACGGCAAAAATGATGTAGGTTTGATTTCGATATTCTCCATAGGTCTAAAATTATCTGAAAACACGCACGGCGTAGATCCAATTGGTTGGGTATTATAACTTGTAACATAGTTCGGGAAGAGTTTTTGGTAAAACGGGTGAGGCATAACGGCTGGTGCACATGGCTCCTCAAATGCCACTTTGATAGGAAGTTCTGGCATTTTTATCTTCGGCAATGCTGGTAATTCTGGGGCAGCAGGTACAGGTACCAGTGGTTCAACGTAAGCGGGGATTGGCGCTGGAATTGGCTCATCTTCTAGGCACGGTGCAACAGACTTGGGTAATTCTAAATCTACCATTTGAATTGCGGGGAGTTCCGGCATTACGAAAGTTGGTAACTCTGGAGCGGCTGGCACAGGTGCGATTGGCTCAACGTAAGTGGGGATTGGAGCTGGAATTTGCTCATCTTCTAGGCACGGTGCAGCAGGAAAAGGTGCTGGTTCTGCCGCTTGAATTGTGGGAAGCTCTGGCATTATGAAAGCTGGTAATTCTGGGGCAGCAGGTACAGGTACCAGTGGTTCAACGTAAGCGGGGATCGGCGCTGGAATTGGCTCATCTTCTAGGCACGGTGCAACAGACTTGGGTAATTCTAGTTCTGCCATTTGAATTGCGGGGAGTTCCGGCATTACGAAAGCTGGTAACTCTGGAGCGGCTGGCATCGGTGCAATTGGCTCAACGTAAGTGGGGATTGGCGCTGGAATTGGCTCATCTTCTAGGCACGGTGCAGCAGGAAAAGGTGCTGGTTCTGCCACTTGAACTGTGGGAAGCTCTGGCATTACGAAAGCTGGTAATTCTGGGGCAGCAGGTACAGGTACCAGTGGTTCAACGTAAGCGGGGATTGGCGCCGGAATTGGCTCATCTTCTAGGCACGGTGCAACAGACTTGGGTAATTCTAAATCTACCATTTGAATTGCAGGGAGTTCCGGCATTACGAAAGTTGGTAACTCTGGAGCGGCTGGCACAGGTGCGATTGGCTCAACGTAAGTGGTGATTGGAGCTGGAATTGGCTCATCTTCTAGGCACGGTGCAGCAGGAAAAGGTGCTGGTTCTGCCGCTTGAATTGTGGGAAGCTCTGGCATTATAAAAGCTGGTAATTCTGGGGCAGCAGGTACAGGTACCAGTGGTTCAACGTAAGCGGGGATCGGCGCTGGAATTGGCTCATCTTCTAGGCACGGTGCAACAGACTTGGGTAATTCTAGTTCTGCCATTTGAATTGCGGGGAGTTCCGGCATTACGAAAGCTGGTAACTCTGGAGCGGCTGGCACCGGTGCGATTGGCTCAACGTAAGTGGGGATTGGCGCTGGAATTGGCTCATCTTCTAGGCACGGTGCAGCAGGAAAAGGTGCTGGTTCTGCCACTTGAATTGTGGGAAGCTCTGGCATTACGAAAGCTGGTAATTCTGGGGCAGCAGGTACAGGTACCAGTGGTTCAACGTAAGCGGGAACTGGCGCTTGAATTGGCTCATCTTCTAGGCACGGTGCAACAGACTTGGGTAATTCTAAATCTACCATTTGAATTGCAGGGAGTTCCGGCATTACGAAAGTTGGTAACTCTGGAGCGGCTGGCACAGGTGCGATTGGCTCAACGTAAGTGGGGATTGGAGCTGGAATTGGCTCATCTTCTAGGCACGGTGCAGCAGGAAAAGGTGCTGGTTCTGCCGCTTGAATTGTGGGAAGCTCTGGCATCACGAAATCTGGTAATTCTGGGGCAGCAGGTACAGGTAACAGTGGTTCAACGTAAGCGGGGATTGTCGCTGGAATTGGCTCATCTTCTAGCCACGGTGCAGCAGACTTTGGTAATTCTAAATCTACCATTTGAATTACGGGGAGTTCCGGCATTACGAAAGTTGGTAACTCTGGAGCGGATGGTACAGTGGCGATTGGCTCAATGTAAGTGGGGATTGGAGCTGGAATTGGCTTATCTTCTAGGCACGGTGCAGCAGGAAAAGGTGCTGGTTCTGCCGCTTGAATTGTGGGAAGCTGTGGCATTACGAAAGCTGGTAATTCTGGGGCAGCAGGTACAGGTACCAGTGGTTCAACGTAAGCGGGGATTGGCGCTTGAATTGGCTCATCTTCTAGGCACGGTGCAACAAACTTGGGTAATTCTTGTTCTACCATTTGAATTGCGGGGAGTTCCGGCATTACGAAAGTTGGTAACTCTGGAGCGGCTGGTACAGGTGCGATTGGCTCAACGTAAGTGGGGATTGGCGCTGGAATTAACTCATCTTCTAGGCACGGTGCAGCAGGAAAAGGTGCTGGTTCTGCTACTTGAATTGCGGGGAGTTCCGGCATTACGAAAGCTGGTAACTCTGGAGCGGCTGGTACAGGTGCGATTGGCTCAATGTAAGTGGGGATTGGCGCTGGAATTGGCTCATCTTCTAGGCACGGTGCAGCAGGAAAAGGTGCTGGTTCCGCCACTTGAATTGTGGGAAGCTCTGGCATTACGAAATCTGGCAATTCTGGAGCGGCAGGCAGGGGTGCTAGAGGCTCAATATACGCAGGGATCTGTGCTGGAATTGCCTCATCTAGGCACGGCGCGGCGGGCTTCGCTGCGTGAATGGGAATCTCTGGCATTACAAACACGGGTAATTCGGGAGGCTGTGGCACCGAGATAGGTTCAAATTCAATAGTATttgaatttatttcaataatatctTCAGGTTCAGGTTTCACATCTATGTCTGCACATTCACCAGGTTCAGGAACGGATGCTGGTGGTTCCTCAATGATGACGGGCACGGGAAACTTCGGGATCATCATTGGCGGCAGCACCGGCGGCTCAGGAATCACGACAGGTTTGAATTCTTCAATCGCTGCTGGCAGTTCATCTATTTGCAACTGCGGTCTATCACATTTTTCAACTACTAGTGGTGCGATGTATGTCGTAGGCGCAATAAGCTCTGGCTTGAACTGTGAGAGCGTTGGCTGCATAAATTTGCAAATTATTGGGGCTAGTTCGGGACCTGATGGGCAGCCATTGGATTTGAAAGACGGCTTGAAGGCTATGTCCATACGAGGAAAAAATCGAGCTGATGTTAATGTTGCTCCAAACAGGAACAGTATTGCCGCTTTCGTGATCTGAAATAATTAAGAATAATCATGACGATGAAATATTATGTACCATCGTTTACACTGTTAGCTAACAATCCATAaaagagcgtttcttttttttgccattttttatgcgaccttttttgccacttttgtgttatatAAACGCTCAAAACTTACTGAAACTAGGTACTTAAGGTCCCCTATGCCTCTCGCGTCAAATGATTGTGTCTATAAGCGTTCATTCAAGTCTCTTTTGGTTgggcttaatttaatataataactcaTTGAAGAAGtattattttaccgtatttttattaattaaacgttacatttctaaataaattagtgataaaataccaaaaaatttCTTCAAACATTTTACCTCTACATGACGGCTACTGCAtttaaaaaccagacaagtgcaagtcgaactcgcccatcgagggttccgtactttttagtttttgttgtcatagcggcaacagaaatacctcatctgtgaaaatttcaaccgtctagctatcatggttgatgagatacagcctggtgacagacagatggtcagacggacagcggagtcttagtaatagggtcccgtttttaccctttaggtacggaactataaaaatgaactgtcatatgGACCATCATCCGACGCGAGAGGTGTaattaagagtgttgctgttaatctgcaaatatgttttaaactaattaaataaattaaaattattgcgagccgtggcgaggtggcctaggggttcatggcgttagccgcgatagctaaagacgccggttcgaatccggccttcacgactggagggcttcgttactttttttttattatatgacatctattacagtttttaaaattattattttagattgGCTTCCTCtaagtaaaaaaagtttatatacTTTCTGATTTAACATTGctctagataattattttaatttggtaggaatatgtatttataaaaacaattgtaTTTACCATGATCCTGTAGTTTATTGTGAGACAACTAGCTTGGAAATGGTGTTAGATAAAACAAGTTGCATCAATTTATACTTCAATCGTCGAGTTGACGAATCGATTAAAATCAGTACCTATGTTTCGGAACCAGTCGCTTAATGAGCTGGTAAATAAATACGTATGAATGCTGCTaaatactttaataataaatataatatttgcgAGAAGGGTTCCGTTACAGTTTGTAATTTGTAGTACATAATTGTATTGTTAACgttgtatttaataaacaacCGGCTAAGTgtgagtaggactcgcgcactgagggttcgtactttatagtatttgttgttatagcggcaaataaatatatatacatcatctgtgaaaatttcaactgtctagctatcacggttcatgagatacagcctggtgacagacagatattaggcagacggacagcggagtcttagtaattgggtcccgtttttaccctttacctTTACCCGGTACCctcaaaataataaatgaaattgtttatttctcaaaatgattaagaaataaataattttatttattagtttttatttaaataagcgaaaaaataagatatgAAGTAATTAGCCAGCAGAAGCAGGTAAAGAACATTAACTTTAACATTAATTAATTGTAGAATTCAAAAATACGAactagtaataaaattaaacgaaGACTATAAACATTGTCTGATAAATATTCATTTGGAGAACACGGATGACTCGAAATTTTAAGGCGCCGTAGGTTCAGAGAGCGgagttttgaaaaatcgtagcactttttagatcacaatacctACCACCAAAAATCTTATTACTAATAAGTTATTAGCAATCTTAGTCTTTCTCAAGTACAGATGtaagtgcataattattttcaatagtgttttcacggaaacgtacgaacgtgtctaatcttgctatttcagtcagtctcggaacaaaaagtactgagggggactgaagtagcatgacaaatacgaacgttacCGAGAAAATACGACGGAAAACAATTAGGCACTACATCTGTGACTTCATCGACTGGAATCCtgattttttgactttcactcGATAGAAAagaatcggccaagtgcgagtcggacttgcgcacgaaaggttccgtgccattacgcaaaaacggcaaaaaaatcacgtttgttgtatgcgagccccacttaaatatttattttaatctgtttttagtatttgttgttatagcggcaacagaaatacatcatctgtgaaaatttctactgtctagctatcactgttagatacagccaggtgacagacgaacagacagacagacagcggagtcttagtaatagggtcccgtttttaccctttgggtacggtatcCTAAAACTAAtacgtattatattattttgagggtTTGAAAGCAATTAAGACTAATAACTTTCTGCTATGCggatattattcaattaaaatattttgtggaAATTCTTTACAAAATGATTAATTTTTATCGCTATTAAGTgtacatttaaaaatagaccTATGATATGCCTTCTGGGTTTAGCAATGACATGTATTACTGAAGTAATTAGTGAAGGGGTATTCCTTACGCTAATAGTATCTACTCTACATACACCAGTGTATATATATTCAACATAAAGGGCCTGATTTACCCACAGGCTAATAAGGCTAAAGCCTAGGGCGCAAGGACCAAGGGGGCGCGCaagggggcgcggcggcggctctgAGTTAAGACAAGCGGGGGGCGGATATACATAGTCAGCCTAGGGCGGTAACAACTCTAAGTCAGGCCCTGTCAACATAGCTAAACATGTACAGTACGTACACGCACATAAACACACTTTTGTTACCAACAAACTCACACGCACTCGTTTAGGAAGCAAGGAACGACTACTATCAGCACCCCACAGACTAAATAAGCAAGTCTTCAAAGACCATGCATGTCTTAGGTCCTAAGATTTATAATGCGCTGCCTAATGACATCAAAATATTAGaccagggtttcttaaagtggggttcacggaccccttagggtccgtagcatgtttatcaggggtccgcagtaGGTCAGTTACTTGCATgactgtaaacatacttattagaaaaTATTGTATGGCAAGTTTGACGAGACCTACttaagtgtaatgaaacttataataaaagtaaatttttaaataggaatgtgggtttttattattttcctaaaatattttttgatcggggtccgtggaattgtttaaattgtgaaaatggtccgtgactgcaaaaagtttaagaaatcCTGTATTAGACAGTACGAATATGTTTATTAACAAAAATGGCTAATTGATAGAACTTTTTATACTGTTATGCAATTATTCGACTTTGACAAATGCAATAACTAATTGTTCCCAAACTATGACtacctatgtacctactaaTTACTTACATGACATGATCTTTTAATCTTGGCATAATTATttctaatgtaatttttatttaatgaacataatgatttattgtaactttaattctacacatattttgttttcattattcTCAGTTAtgtgataataataatttacagtacatatggtgctactttctcgcactagtgcgtaaaagagcacttttcgtgcacatgtcaaaagtttaaagggccatatgtactgtaaaacgttgtacaatacatgtgcgaataggtaattcgcaactcgtgtcgatttaaaacactccctgcggtcgtgttttaatttatcgccactcgtttcgaatttcctcttttccacacttgtatcgtaaataactattatcttcTGATGTTGACATAAAATTtcgataaaaaaacattttttaaacttttaaatggGAAAATAACAACGGTACCATtcctttcattttatttaaaaaatatattgtatatcaataatatacataaacgcagcacttcaccgacaaaatcgcaatttccttgttttccatacatcggaaCGGCTTCTCAGCAAAGCGGCTCTAAacagtgacacagtgacgtcacaatgtgttgccatttatttgtgttagagcgtttgctcagtagtcacagaataagtaatagtattatcatacagaacggccacgcaccgtccCGCCCTGACTCGAATTaactcgccccgcgacaccagattggcGGCCGTTTGTCGGCCGCTCagtatagacctgtaccaataacttctgaggttataagaatattaatgttgcttattttttatatatagtttccagaccatatactaaacctaaaaataatattttgtgtcatcctaggtatttgcttaggtagaaatttaggtatttcttttatcaatcagcattctgtaaaaaaaatattagagacgaaattctttgtttccctgtaaaggcaaagtggcttccgacgtacacacgcattttgtgtcattttcatccacgggtataatggcatttaataaatacctaatattgatcctaaaacgcctaaaaaaatattagagtcggtaagtgaagtgttgtactttacagaacattgttatatgttattcaaacaaatctgtgtcaaattcatccaccgcttttatttaaaaaaaaaatttttctaattaacaccctgtatccgccacaaaaaaaaaacatattattaagtttacgtctacaatattataataccacattgagacatcattcataatttgggtcattttgatccacggtttttttactatctggcaaaataaaactcaattgagcaagaagggcgtgcgcggggaagggtacctacgcgggtggggtgcttattatacttgccgcaatatcagcttgcgactgagatcttaatactatctcctttacccttgttaagaccaaccaagagtgaaagagatggcattatgagctgtctcgccacttagttttgcgatacagtgtatttatttcattcggaggcataattacattgtcttatcaatcttaccgtagtaggtatataaatataattaaaaataaactgtaggctgcactcctcatactgaccaacatttgtgacgttcctaatcaaaaggtaccactttctctgacaggttatttgtataaagatataatcaaatttcgtctttatggtaaacgacaaaatggtacctaccttttgattgagaatgtcacatcagcgacttaaaaattacttttgtttcgatttttagtagactttttaagtttattttaagacgcaatttattgtgatttttgttatgtttaagcgtggcaagcaacattaattacaatgatgatgatgttcattaaatacaatattttttcatactatactgaactgtcaccctatacatgagaatgaacagcgccctcttgacaatgatcatatattactggtcaggctttaatatgtgtcataatttagtaaagtcccctttgtggattctaagtttccgagttacagcagtttagtgaaagcgttttttttttttaatataaattatgggttgaataaagaggaaagaaaatttgattatttttgcgctacgacgcacggtttaggagatacagccctataaagttttttttattgttttttttctttttttcttttttacattgtgttttttgtatattactttggggtttcataaaggggaacgaaaatttaattatttttgcgctacgacgcatggtttaggagatcaagccctataaaaaaaattctcttttttttgcgatttttttgtataaattaatggttacataaaagggaccgaaaagttgattatttttgcgctacgacgcacggtttaggagat contains these protein-coding regions:
- the LOC134742765 gene encoding uncharacterized protein LOC134742765 encodes the protein MISKTVLLFVFGATIASAQFMPRLLRPTPYDMSLMPYLRSNGCPSGPALAPVICQFMQPNLGLFKPQLIKPSTYIPPLIVEKCDKPELEIKFPAREPIVIPEAPILPPITLPKFPVPMIPEPIPMPIVEPCEPAPITISSAVSVPVAPVLPPLAMPALPEIVENHGADISETMGNEIDCPAMLVPEAIPGSIIKPFTIPPAPVLPPAPLPEIPYHVEIPVPIAPSMIIEEPCITDVVPEPVRFPIVPMPLPEPVPMPIFPVPEPTIVADPCEPAPVAKWPITKAAILFLFGATLTSARFFPRMDIAFKPSFKSNGCPSGPELAPIICKFMQPTLSQFKPELIAPTTYIAPLVVEKCDRPQLQIDELPAAIEEFKPVVIPEPPVLPPMMIPKFPVPVIIEEPPASVPEPGECADIDVKPEPEDIIEINSNTIEFEPISVPQPPELPVFVMPEIPIHAAKPAAPCLDEAIPAQIPAYIEPLAPLPAAPELPDFVMPELPTIQVAEPAPFPAAPCLEDEPIPAPIPTYIEPIAPVPAAPELPAFVMPELPAIQVAEPAPFPAAPCLEDELIPAPIPTYVEPIAPVPAAPELPTFVMPELPAIQMVEQELPKFVAPCLEDEPIQAPIPAYVEPLVPVPAAPELPAFVMPQLPTIQAAEPAPFPAAPCLEDKPIPAPIPTYIEPIATVPSAPELPTFVMPELPVIQMVDLELPKSAAPWLEDEPIPATIPAYVEPLLPVPAAPELPDFVMPELPTIQAAEPAPFPAAPCLEDEPIPAPIPTYVEPIAPVPAAPELPTFVMPELPAIQMVDLELPKSVAPCLEDEPIQAPVPAYVEPLVPVPAAPELPAFVMPELPTIQVAEPAPFPAAPCLEDEPIPAPIPTYVEPIAPVPAAPELPAFVMPELPAIQMAELELPKSVAPCLEDEPIPAPIPAYVEPLVPVPAAPELPAFIMPELPTIQAAEPAPFPAAPCLEDEPIPAPITTYVEPIAPVPAAPELPTFVMPELPAIQMVDLELPKSVAPCLEDEPIPAPIPAYVEPLVPVPAAPELPAFVMPELPTVQVAEPAPFPAAPCLEDEPIPAPIPTYVEPIAPMPAAPELPAFVMPELPAIQMAELELPKSVAPCLEDEPIPAPIPAYVEPLVPVPAAPELPAFIMPELPTIQAAEPAPFPAAPCLEDEQIPAPIPTYVEPIAPVPAAPELPTFVMPELPAIQMVDLELPKSVAPCLEDEPIPAPIPAYVEPLVPVPAAPELPALPKIKMPELPIKVAFEEPCAPAVMPHPFYQKLFPNYVTSYNTQPIGSTPCVFSDNFRPMENIEIKPTSFLPCS